The following are from one region of the Bacteroidota bacterium genome:
- a CDS encoding T9SS type A sorting domain-containing protein codes for MNKILCTAFVVLVIVKISTAQFYFRANPMVTHNGNTLADPWAGGLNNCIPSEIDIDLDGKNDLLFFDMKTNKPSVFLNKGSAGNTSYQYAVEYAQYFTQFKDWILCQDYDCDGKADIFTHSNIQGNVAVYKNTSTTGNVQFTLVTSQLMTNFGPLPTNIYASSEQAITFWDLDNDTDLDIFAWPNFPDGTVFLHRNKSSQLGFGCDSLIFVTDTFCWGKMVLCLGTNGVCQFNATCSLFAKNPIDEWYADYNPSDAAKRDDTLSSLTAFDEDGDGDPELLFGDVNSEFSLMAHNGGDNFLPIADSQDQSFPSYDKPAEVKTFIQHGLSDANNDGRKDILFCAIRDYNNHSVWLYTDTSTTQDPYFHFNDSLFLQRDMIETGAYAFPQFFDYNGDGLMDLVVGNEKYFPEENGIKTGLMLLKNIGTAQAPQFELIDRNFADVNSLNLATGGATPSFGDMDNDGDIDMIIGTEDGQLHYFANNPIGSVANFVLTSPNYFSIDVGNYSMPQIIDLNADGRLDLVIGRRRGWMQYFENTGTAASPQFSNIPTKDTLGGINVAPIFAITGYAAPAFYKENGVTKLAIGSESGNVYIYDNIDGNMMGNYNLGQTLINGTEGPNIAPAVFDINGNGSMDLCIGNRSGGLGIYYNSASAVEEQVASSAYSVFPNPATNTVTVSKTILNNTSSFMVRIFSSLGQEVKSARLTAYNNVIDISSMSPGVYTLVIENATGGYRLIKL; via the coding sequence ATGAATAAAATTTTGTGTACAGCTTTTGTTGTACTGGTAATTGTAAAAATTTCTACGGCCCAATTTTATTTTAGGGCTAATCCAATGGTTACACACAATGGCAATACGCTTGCCGACCCTTGGGCAGGTGGGCTTAATAATTGTATTCCTTCTGAAATTGATATTGACTTGGATGGAAAAAACGACTTGTTGTTTTTTGATATGAAAACAAATAAGCCTTCTGTTTTTCTTAATAAAGGAAGTGCCGGAAATACCAGCTATCAGTACGCTGTAGAGTATGCTCAATACTTTACCCAATTCAAAGATTGGATACTTTGTCAGGATTATGATTGTGATGGCAAGGCCGATATTTTTACACATAGCAATATACAGGGCAATGTGGCAGTTTATAAAAATACATCCACTACGGGCAATGTGCAGTTTACCTTGGTTACCTCTCAACTTATGACAAACTTTGGACCACTGCCCACCAATATATATGCAAGCTCCGAACAAGCAATTACTTTTTGGGATTTGGATAACGACACCGACCTTGACATTTTTGCCTGGCCTAATTTTCCAGATGGAACCGTTTTCTTGCATCGCAATAAATCAAGTCAGTTAGGGTTTGGTTGTGATTCTCTCATTTTTGTTACCGATACATTTTGCTGGGGCAAAATGGTTTTATGTTTAGGAACAAATGGAGTATGCCAGTTTAATGCCACATGCAGTTTGTTTGCAAAAAATCCGATTGATGAATGGTATGCTGATTACAACCCTTCGGATGCAGCTAAGCGTGATGACACACTGAGCAGCCTTACCGCTTTTGATGAAGATGGTGATGGTGATCCTGAATTATTATTTGGTGATGTGAATTCAGAGTTTTCACTTATGGCGCACAATGGTGGCGATAATTTTTTGCCCATTGCCGATAGTCAAGATCAGTCGTTTCCTTCGTACGATAAACCTGCAGAAGTAAAAACATTTATTCAACATGGTTTGAGCGATGCCAACAATGACGGACGCAAAGACATTTTGTTTTGCGCCATACGCGATTATAATAATCATTCTGTTTGGCTTTATACAGATACATCGACTACACAGGATCCTTATTTTCATTTTAACGATAGTCTTTTTCTGCAACGCGATATGATAGAAACGGGAGCGTATGCATTCCCACAATTTTTCGATTATAATGGCGATGGTCTGATGGATTTAGTGGTCGGTAACGAAAAATATTTTCCAGAGGAAAATGGAATAAAAACCGGATTGATGTTATTGAAAAATATTGGTACCGCACAAGCACCACAGTTTGAATTAATAGATCGCAATTTTGCAGATGTTAATTCACTTAACCTCGCTACCGGAGGAGCAACACCTTCGTTTGGTGATATGGATAACGATGGAGATATAGACATGATTATTGGTACTGAAGATGGGCAGTTGCATTATTTTGCAAATAACCCTATTGGTAGTGTTGCCAATTTTGTATTGACAAGCCCAAACTATTTTAGCATTGATGTGGGTAATTATAGCATGCCGCAGATTATAGATTTGAATGCAGATGGTAGACTCGATTTAGTAATTGGAAGGCGAAGAGGTTGGATGCAATATTTTGAAAACACCGGAACTGCAGCAAGCCCACAGTTCAGCAATATACCAACCAAAGATACCTTAGGGGGCATAAATGTGGCACCCATATTTGCCATAACCGGATATGCAGCACCGGCATTTTATAAAGAAAATGGTGTAACTAAACTTGCTATAGGCAGCGAATCGGGTAATGTGTACATATATGACAATATAGATGGCAACATGATGGGCAATTATAATTTGGGACAAACATTAATTAATGGTACCGAAGGGCCGAATATAGCTCCCGCAGTATTTGATATTAATGGCAATGGATCAATGGATTTATGCATTGGTAACCGCAGCGGAGGACTAGGCATCTATTACAACAGCGCTAGCGCTGTTGAAGAGCAGGTAGCTTCATCAGCGTATTCCGTTTTTCCAAATCCGGCAACTAATACGGTTACCGTTTCAAAAACTATTTTGAATAACACATCTTCCTTTATGGTAAGAATTTTTTCATCGCTTGGCCAGGAAGTAAAAAGTGCAAGGCTAACGGCCTACAACAACGTCATTGATATCAGTAGTATGTCACCGGGAGTATATACGTTGGTCATTGAAAATGCAACGGGTGGGTATAGGTTGATAAAATTGTAA
- a CDS encoding gliding motility-associated C-terminal domain-containing protein: MYFKFDVAKTGTLEWLATPSGNINLDWEVLDITGGCPGVSIACNYVYTPPGGQITGMQDTSTTPCSSGHICQSVIVTAGNTYVIHINNASWLPGVGYTLSWGGTFEMAPYSGFAISSATGCGSLTTTVLDSSVGVTTYNWIFGNGNTFAGPNPPAQTYIATGTYLISLVASNSNNGCSHTSSASVTVYDKPTADFIFTDTTICLTQTTTAVYVGNADTTAAYNWDFSGATIVSGSGQGPITVQWQSAGTFQVSLYVVKNGCSSDTVIKNVYVSAPPDSNFNMQATVCTGDTIMIAYTGIVNNGTIYTWNTGNAFVVGGNGNDTLMLTWSTPQLDSIGLQVNDAGCISALTYQLITVNEKPTSSFFITDTACTNQPVLTTYTGTGTIAGLYNWIFGGATAVPGGTVQGPHALTFATSGTYIVGLAVLENGCISKPTTDTIYIQDSPDANFSLSDDTLCTGETVTITYTGSTPGATYFWDFDGGNIISGSNLGPFDIDWATSGPHIVSLIMINSNCNDTLTDTIYVGITPVADAGIDLAFCSLDSGQLGAPIIPLITYAWSPAVSLSSTSVAQPYCNLQNTGNTALVQSYYLTVSNTYCSATDTVTVTVTANQEAVIGSTTLLTQCISNNSFDFTINAPLVQGAGIIWDFTANAAPANANTATVTGVTYNQIGTYIVSLITSANGCPPDTDTVTVTILDAPTVDFGADTILGCPPLTTNFTDSSSAPPGSTYLWNFGNGDTSSLQNPSYTYTVSGVYHVSLTVTSPNGCSTTYTDSSLVNVTQTPIPGLDADPLVATIANPLIQFINTTQYGDSCLIDFGDGTTHLGCDNVLHTYQDTGTYIVWLYTTSAGGCKDSISIVVEINPFYALYLPNAFTPNEDGFNDVLKAVWEGVDNIEFSLFNRLGQMVFNTKNKNFQWRGTDFAGKRVQQGAYAYTIFIQDDLGKRHYRQGIINVVY, translated from the coding sequence ATGTACTTTAAGTTTGATGTGGCAAAGACCGGAACGCTTGAGTGGTTGGCAACACCTAGTGGAAATATTAACCTTGATTGGGAAGTGCTTGATATTACCGGAGGTTGTCCTGGAGTTTCCATTGCGTGTAACTATGTGTACACCCCACCCGGTGGGCAAATTACGGGAATGCAAGACACCTCAACTACGCCATGTAGTAGCGGACATATTTGTCAGTCGGTAATAGTTACAGCAGGTAATACGTATGTTATTCATATTAACAATGCTTCGTGGTTGCCCGGTGTTGGCTATACACTTTCGTGGGGTGGAACTTTCGAAATGGCACCATACTCCGGTTTCGCTATTAGCAGTGCCACCGGCTGCGGTTCGTTAACTACAACCGTGCTTGACAGCAGTGTGGGGGTTACAACCTATAACTGGATCTTTGGCAATGGTAATACATTTGCAGGGCCTAATCCTCCGGCACAAACGTATATTGCCACCGGTACCTATCTGATTTCTTTAGTTGCTTCAAATAGCAATAATGGTTGCTCACACACAAGTAGTGCCTCTGTTACCGTCTATGATAAGCCTACAGCTGATTTTATTTTTACTGATACCACTATTTGCCTTACCCAAACCACAACAGCTGTTTATGTAGGCAATGCTGATACAACCGCAGCGTATAATTGGGATTTTTCGGGAGCGACTATTGTAAGTGGTTCGGGGCAAGGTCCCATTACCGTGCAGTGGCAATCTGCAGGAACTTTTCAGGTAAGTTTGTATGTTGTAAAAAATGGATGTAGCAGCGATACAGTAATTAAAAATGTTTATGTAAGTGCACCACCCGATTCTAATTTTAATATGCAGGCAACGGTTTGTACAGGCGATACCATCATGATTGCCTATACCGGAATTGTGAATAACGGCACCATCTACACCTGGAATACCGGAAATGCCTTTGTGGTTGGCGGTAATGGAAACGACACTTTGATGCTTACATGGAGCACCCCTCAACTTGACAGCATCGGCTTACAAGTAAACGATGCCGGATGTATAAGCGCGTTAACTTATCAGCTAATTACGGTTAATGAAAAACCTACTTCTTCCTTTTTTATTACGGATACTGCATGCACCAATCAACCTGTGCTAACAACATATACCGGTACCGGTACAATAGCAGGTTTGTATAACTGGATATTCGGAGGAGCTACTGCCGTGCCGGGTGGCACAGTGCAGGGGCCACATGCCCTTACCTTCGCTACTTCAGGTACGTATATTGTTGGGCTTGCAGTGCTTGAAAACGGTTGCATTTCGAAACCCACAACGGATACTATATATATTCAGGATTCTCCCGATGCAAATTTTTCTCTTAGTGATGACACACTTTGCACCGGAGAAACAGTTACAATTACCTACACCGGTTCAACTCCGGGAGCCACTTATTTTTGGGACTTTGATGGCGGAAATATTATTTCAGGCAGTAACCTTGGACCATTTGACATTGACTGGGCAACTTCGGGCCCACACATTGTTTCGTTAATCATGATTAATAGTAATTGCAATGATACCCTTACCGATACTATTTATGTAGGCATAACTCCGGTGGCCGATGCAGGAATCGATCTTGCCTTTTGTTCGCTCGATAGTGGACAACTTGGTGCTCCAATCATTCCATTAATTACATATGCATGGTCGCCTGCTGTTTCGTTAAGTTCAACTTCGGTAGCCCAACCGTATTGCAATTTGCAAAACACCGGAAATACCGCGCTCGTTCAATCCTATTACCTAACGGTGAGCAATACCTATTGCTCAGCTACCGATACGGTAACCGTTACGGTTACCGCAAACCAGGAAGCGGTTATAGGAAGTACTACCTTGTTAACCCAGTGTATTAGTAATAACAGTTTTGATTTTACCATAAATGCCCCGTTGGTTCAGGGTGCCGGAATCATTTGGGATTTTACGGCCAATGCTGCCCCTGCCAATGCCAATACTGCGACTGTAACAGGAGTTACTTATAATCAGATTGGTACCTATATTGTTAGTCTGATAACTTCGGCCAATGGTTGCCCTCCCGATACGGATACTGTAACGGTAACCATATTAGATGCACCTACGGTTGATTTTGGTGCCGATACGATTTTAGGTTGTCCACCATTGACTACCAATTTTACTGATAGCAGCAGCGCACCACCGGGTAGTACGTACCTCTGGAATTTTGGAAACGGAGATACATCTTCTTTGCAAAACCCATCGTATACCTATACGGTATCAGGAGTTTACCATGTAAGCCTAACGGTTACATCACCAAATGGTTGCAGTACAACTTATACAGATAGCTCCTTGGTTAATGTAACACAAACGCCTATCCCGGGACTTGATGCTGACCCATTGGTAGCCACTATTGCCAATCCTTTAATCCAGTTTATCAATACTACTCAATATGGCGATTCGTGCCTGATAGATTTTGGTGATGGCACAACCCATTTAGGTTGTGACAATGTCTTACACACCTATCAGGATACAGGAACGTATATTGTATGGTTATACACAACCAGTGCAGGAGGATGCAAGGATTCGATCAGCATTGTAGTTGAAATAAATCCATTTTATGCCTTGTATTTGCCTAATGCTTTTACTCCGAATGAAGATGGATTCAATGATGTATTAAAGGCTGTTTGGGAAGGTGTAGATAATATTGAATTCAGTTTGTTTAACCGTCTGGGCCAAATGGTGTTTAACACAAAGAACAAAAATTTTCAATGGCGCGGAACTGACTTTGCCGGAAAGCGAGTTCAGCAAGGTGCTTATGCTTATACCATTTTTATTCAGGATGATCTTGGTAAGAGGCACTACCGTCAGGGAATTATTAATGTTGTCTATTAA
- a CDS encoding dipeptidase, with translation MENLKEHINKNQEQYLKELMEWLRIPSVSADSKYKEDVARAAQFVADKLKIAGADQVEICATAGHPIVYGEKIIDPTFKTVLVYGHYDVQPADPVELWTTPPYEPQIRDGKIYARGACDDKGQVFMHVKAFDLMNQMNQMPCNVKFMIEGEEEVGSANLGTFVKNNKSRLKADVILISDTSIVANDTPSIDVGLRGLSYVEVEVTGPNRDLHSGVYGGAVANPIQILAQMITSMKDENNHITIPGFYDEVLQLNEAERAELNETPFDLDEYKVDLNVGDVHGEKGYTTIERTGIRPTFELNGIWGGYTGEGSKTVLPSKAYAKISMRLVPNQKHDTITALFAKHIEKIAPPSVKVKVTPHHGGEPYVCPTDSVAYHAAAKALETTFGKKPIPTRGGGSIPIVALFERELGLKSVLMGFGLDSDLIHSPNEHFGVFNFLKGIETIPHFFANFAKG, from the coding sequence ATGGAAAATCTAAAGGAACATATTAACAAAAATCAGGAGCAGTATCTAAAAGAGTTGATGGAGTGGCTGCGCATTCCCTCGGTAAGTGCCGATAGCAAGTATAAAGAAGATGTGGCACGTGCTGCACAATTTGTGGCTGATAAATTAAAAATAGCCGGAGCCGATCAGGTAGAAATTTGTGCTACAGCCGGACACCCCATCGTTTATGGAGAAAAAATTATTGACCCCACCTTTAAAACAGTTCTTGTGTATGGGCACTATGATGTGCAACCTGCCGACCCGGTTGAATTGTGGACCACGCCACCTTATGAGCCTCAAATACGTGATGGAAAAATATATGCCCGTGGTGCCTGCGATGATAAGGGTCAGGTGTTTATGCATGTTAAAGCATTTGATTTGATGAATCAAATGAATCAAATGCCTTGCAATGTAAAATTCATGATTGAAGGCGAAGAAGAAGTAGGCAGTGCCAACCTGGGAACATTTGTTAAAAACAATAAGTCGCGGCTCAAGGCTGACGTGATTTTGATTTCCGATACATCCATTGTTGCCAACGATACCCCATCTATCGATGTTGGATTGCGAGGGCTAAGTTATGTAGAAGTAGAAGTAACCGGCCCAAACCGGGATTTACACTCAGGAGTATATGGCGGTGCTGTTGCAAATCCGATACAGATTTTGGCACAAATGATTACTTCTATGAAAGATGAAAACAACCACATCACCATTCCCGGATTTTATGACGAAGTATTACAGCTTAATGAAGCCGAACGTGCTGAGCTAAACGAAACACCATTTGATCTTGATGAATACAAAGTAGATTTGAATGTGGGAGATGTACACGGTGAAAAAGGATATACTACCATAGAGCGCACAGGCATTCGACCAACTTTCGAATTAAATGGAATCTGGGGAGGATACACAGGCGAAGGAAGCAAGACCGTATTGCCATCAAAGGCTTATGCTAAAATTTCGATGCGTCTGGTGCCAAATCAAAAACATGATACCATAACTGCGCTATTTGCCAAGCACATTGAAAAAATAGCTCCACCTTCAGTAAAGGTAAAAGTTACACCACATCATGGTGGCGAACCTTATGTATGCCCTACCGATAGTGTTGCCTACCATGCAGCGGCCAAAGCACTTGAGACCACTTTTGGCAAAAAGCCAATACCAACAAGAGGCGGGGGCAGCATTCCAATTGTTGCGCTTTTCGAAAGAGAATTAGGATTAAAATCTGTGCTGATGGGTTTTGGTCTTGATAGCGACTTAATCCATTCGCCCAATGAACATTTTGGTGTTTTTAATTTTCTGAAAGGAATAGAAACCATCCCTCATTTCTTTGCAAACTTTGCAAAGGGGTAA
- the metH gene encoding methionine synthase yields the protein MKIKEILKKKILVIDGAMGSLIQQYRLSESDFRGVQFANWHRDLKGNNDLLSLTKPEVIEEIHLKYLDAGADIIETNTFNATSVSLADYDMQAYNYEINLAAARVAKQALSKYIASHNLSAEEAQQKFVAGALGPTNKTLSLSPDVNNPGYRTVTFDEVRESYADALRGLIDGGADLILVETIFDTLNAKAALVAIQDVFKEKNCELPIMVSGTITDASGRTLSGQTVEAFLNSISHLPLLSIGLNCALGATEMRPYLEELSSKAPFFISCYPNAGLPNQFGEYDETPEQMCNHIEDFLQSGFINIIGGCCGTTPSHIRHIAQHAHNHKPRVIPQVEPYLRLSGLEAVTYRPDSNFLNVGERTNVTGSKKFLRLIKDEKYDEALSVAREQVEGGAQAIDINMDEGMLDAVYAMTTFLNLVAAEPDISKVPVMIDSSKFEAIEAGLKCLQGKGIVNSISLKAGEEQFMHEANIIKKYGAAVIVMLFDEKGQADTTERRIEIAQRAYTVLVNKVKFAPQDIIFDPNIFPVATGMEEHRKNAISYYEATKWIKENLPYAKVSGGVSNVSFSFRGNDHVREAIHAAFLYHGIRHGMDMGIVNPSQLVVYDEIEKDLLEKVEDVLFDRDEDATEKLIAYAEKVKGTSKEKEAKEGAWRALSLQERITHSLVKGDADYIELDTEEARQQCNRALEVIEGHLMNGMSVVGDLFAAGKMFLPQVVKSARVMKKAVAFLTPYIEAEKVKGQAKGKIVLATVKGDVHDIGKNIVGVVLACNAYEIIDLGVMVACDKILKAAREHQADIIGLSGLITPSLDEMVHVAHEMEREGFTIPLLIGGATTSKVHTAVKIEPHYSGVTVHVNDASRSVPVVSQLLSNENKDAYIAEIKAEHERTRGYHKAERAKAKYLKLDEARKNKYQIDVSINVAAPKLPGIHVFEEYDLADIATYIDWTPFFISWEMRGSYPNILQDKIRGEEARKLFADAQDMLQKIITEKWITAKAIIGLFPAAVEGDDIKVNDVSGSQHLCTFHTLRQQTQKSDGMKNIALSDFVQDYIGVFALATGFGIEKWIEKFEADHDDYSAIMLKALADRLAEAFAELMHKKVRTHYWGYAANENLSNDELIKEKYDGIRPAPGYPAQPDHTEKITLWKLLDVENHTGIKLTDSLAMYPTAAVSGLYIAHPESQYFAVGKIEKDQVEDYARRKNRSVPEIEKWLGPVLAY from the coding sequence ATGAAAATAAAAGAGATATTAAAGAAAAAAATCCTCGTAATTGACGGGGCTATGGGCAGTTTGATACAACAATATCGTCTGTCAGAAAGTGATTTCAGAGGAGTGCAATTTGCCAACTGGCACCGCGATTTAAAAGGTAACAATGATTTACTCAGCCTAACCAAGCCGGAGGTTATCGAAGAAATTCATTTAAAGTATCTGGATGCCGGAGCTGATATTATTGAAACTAATACATTCAATGCAACCTCTGTAAGCCTTGCCGATTACGATATGCAGGCATACAACTACGAAATCAACCTGGCTGCTGCCAGGGTTGCCAAGCAAGCGCTTTCAAAGTATATTGCTTCGCATAATTTATCGGCCGAAGAGGCACAACAAAAATTTGTTGCCGGAGCATTGGGGCCAACCAATAAAACATTATCCCTTTCGCCTGATGTAAATAATCCCGGATATCGCACCGTTACATTTGATGAAGTGCGTGAATCGTATGCCGATGCCCTGCGTGGACTAATTGATGGTGGTGCCGATTTGATATTAGTAGAAACCATTTTTGATACGCTAAATGCAAAAGCAGCCTTGGTTGCCATACAAGATGTTTTTAAAGAAAAAAATTGCGAGTTACCCATTATGGTATCAGGTACCATAACCGATGCTAGCGGGCGTACCTTGAGCGGACAAACCGTTGAAGCTTTTCTTAACTCGATTTCGCATCTTCCATTATTGAGCATAGGTCTAAATTGTGCACTCGGTGCAACTGAAATGCGCCCATATCTGGAAGAACTTTCTTCCAAAGCGCCATTCTTTATTTCGTGCTATCCCAATGCGGGTTTACCAAATCAGTTTGGTGAGTATGATGAAACACCTGAGCAGATGTGCAACCATATTGAAGATTTTTTGCAAAGCGGATTTATAAATATTATTGGAGGTTGTTGTGGCACAACACCATCACACATCAGGCATATTGCTCAGCATGCACATAACCATAAGCCACGTGTAATTCCGCAAGTAGAACCTTACTTGCGCTTAAGTGGCTTGGAGGCAGTTACCTATCGCCCCGATAGTAATTTTTTAAATGTTGGTGAGCGCACCAATGTCACAGGTTCTAAAAAATTTCTTCGACTTATTAAAGATGAGAAGTATGATGAGGCATTAAGCGTAGCCCGCGAGCAGGTAGAAGGAGGTGCACAGGCTATTGATATTAATATGGACGAAGGGATGCTTGATGCTGTGTATGCCATGACCACTTTCTTAAACCTGGTGGCAGCCGAACCCGACATTAGCAAGGTGCCCGTAATGATTGATAGCAGTAAGTTTGAAGCTATTGAAGCCGGATTAAAATGTTTGCAGGGAAAGGGTATTGTAAACTCCATTTCGCTAAAGGCTGGCGAAGAGCAGTTTATGCATGAGGCAAATATTATTAAGAAATATGGTGCAGCGGTTATTGTTATGTTGTTTGATGAGAAGGGGCAGGCAGATACTACCGAACGCAGAATTGAAATTGCACAACGAGCATATACGGTGTTAGTTAACAAAGTGAAATTTGCTCCACAAGATATCATTTTCGACCCCAATATTTTTCCGGTGGCAACGGGCATGGAAGAACATCGTAAAAATGCAATCAGCTACTACGAGGCTACCAAATGGATAAAAGAAAATCTGCCGTACGCTAAAGTCAGTGGTGGGGTGAGCAATGTTTCATTTTCATTTCGTGGCAACGACCATGTGCGCGAAGCCATTCATGCCGCCTTCTTATATCATGGTATCAGGCATGGTATGGACATGGGCATTGTAAATCCTTCGCAATTGGTGGTATATGACGAAATTGAAAAGGACTTGCTTGAAAAGGTTGAAGATGTATTGTTTGACAGGGATGAGGATGCAACCGAAAAGCTTATTGCTTATGCGGAGAAAGTAAAAGGCACATCAAAAGAAAAGGAGGCTAAGGAAGGAGCATGGCGTGCGCTGAGCTTACAAGAGCGCATTACACATTCCCTCGTAAAAGGAGATGCAGATTATATAGAACTTGATACAGAAGAAGCGCGACAGCAATGCAACCGGGCATTGGAAGTTATAGAAGGCCATCTCATGAATGGCATGAGCGTAGTGGGTGATCTATTTGCTGCTGGAAAAATGTTTTTACCACAAGTGGTAAAAAGCGCAAGGGTAATGAAAAAGGCTGTGGCTTTTCTTACCCCTTATATTGAAGCTGAAAAAGTGAAAGGGCAGGCAAAGGGAAAAATTGTGCTTGCAACCGTAAAGGGCGATGTGCATGATATTGGAAAAAATATTGTGGGAGTAGTGCTTGCCTGCAATGCCTATGAAATTATCGATTTGGGAGTAATGGTTGCTTGCGATAAAATACTGAAAGCTGCGCGCGAACATCAAGCCGATATCATTGGCTTAAGTGGATTGATAACGCCCTCGCTTGACGAGATGGTGCACGTAGCGCACGAAATGGAACGCGAAGGATTTACCATTCCCCTTCTCATTGGCGGTGCTACCACCAGCAAAGTGCATACCGCTGTAAAAATAGAACCCCATTATTCGGGTGTAACGGTGCATGTAAACGATGCTTCGCGAAGTGTGCCTGTGGTGAGTCAACTGCTATCGAACGAGAATAAAGATGCATACATAGCCGAAATAAAAGCAGAACATGAGCGTACACGAGGGTATCACAAAGCAGAACGTGCAAAAGCCAAATACCTCAAGTTGGATGAAGCAAGGAAAAATAAATATCAAATTGATGTTTCTATAAATGTTGCAGCGCCTAAACTTCCGGGCATCCATGTTTTTGAAGAGTATGACCTTGCCGATATTGCTACTTACATCGATTGGACGCCCTTTTTTATTTCGTGGGAAATGCGTGGTTCCTATCCCAATATTTTACAAGATAAAATTCGTGGCGAAGAGGCACGAAAATTATTTGCCGATGCACAAGACATGCTTCAGAAAATTATTACCGAAAAATGGATTACCGCCAAGGCAATAATTGGATTGTTTCCTGCTGCAGTAGAAGGGGACGATATAAAGGTGAATGATGTAAGTGGCAGCCAACATCTTTGCACCTTCCATACGCTGCGACAACAAACACAAAAATCGGATGGGATGAAAAATATTGCATTGAGTGATTTTGTGCAGGATTACATTGGAGTATTTGCCCTCGCTACCGGTTTTGGAATTGAGAAGTGGATAGAAAAATTTGAAGCAGATCATGATGATTATTCAGCCATCATGCTAAAGGCGCTTGCCGACCGCCTTGCCGAGGCCTTTGCCGAATTAATGCACAAAAAAGTACGTACACATTATTGGGGATATGCAGCCAACGAAAATTTATCGAACGATGAATTGATAAAGGAAAAGTACGATGGCATTCGCCCAGCACCCGGCTATCCGGCACAACCCGACCACACCGAAAAAATTACTTTATGGAAATTACTGGATGTGGAAAACCACACAGGCATTAAGCTAACTGATAGTTTGGCTATGTATCCAACTGCAGCCGTGAGTGGTTTGTACATCGCTCACCCCGAATCACAATATTTTGCCGTAGGCAAAATAGAAAAAGACCAGGTTGAAGACTATGCACGAAGAAAAAATAGGAGCGTGCCAGAAATTGAAAAGTGGCTTGGGCCGGTATTGGCTTATTAA
- the mnmD gene encoding tRNA (5-methylaminomethyl-2-thiouridine)(34)-methyltransferase MnmD, producing the protein MTPLQTTYGINTQHLSVIKTEEGSHTIYNADICEHYHSLHGAIQENKHVFIKNGLLPFLNKSKISILEMGFGTGLNALLTYHENSLAKKQIEYTTIEMFPLSADFATSLNYCELINPALKGVFNNMHQCNWNERVQFNNFNLHKVYADMLEIQFEDKFDLVYFDAFSPAHQPLLWSKEVFKKIADACTSHSVLVTYCAKEDIRNALQEVGFEVEILPGEKGKREMIYAKKN; encoded by the coding sequence ATGACACCGCTGCAAACTACCTATGGTATCAATACGCAACATTTATCTGTAATAAAAACGGAAGAGGGAAGCCACACCATCTACAATGCTGATATATGCGAACATTATCATTCGTTGCATGGGGCTATTCAGGAGAATAAGCATGTGTTTATTAAAAACGGTTTATTACCATTTTTGAATAAATCTAAAATTTCAATTTTGGAAATGGGATTTGGTACCGGACTCAATGCCTTGCTTACCTATCATGAAAACAGTTTAGCTAAGAAGCAAATTGAATATACAACGATAGAGATGTTTCCTTTGTCTGCCGACTTTGCCACTAGTCTCAATTATTGCGAGTTAATAAACCCGGCTTTAAAAGGAGTGTTTAATAACATGCATCAATGCAATTGGAATGAGCGGGTGCAATTCAATAATTTCAATTTGCATAAAGTATATGCCGATATGCTCGAAATTCAATTTGAAGATAAATTTGATCTGGTGTACTTTGATGCATTCTCTCCCGCGCATCAGCCATTATTGTGGAGCAAAGAAGTGTTTAAAAAAATAGCCGATGCATGCACGAGCCATTCGGTGCTAGTTACATACTGCGCCAAGGAGGATATACGCAATGCGCTGCAAGAGGTAGGTTTTGAAGTTGAAATATTGCCCGGTGAAAAAGGAAAGCGCGAAATGATTTATGCAAAAAAGAATTAA